The Prinia subflava isolate CZ2003 ecotype Zambia chromosome 23, Cam_Psub_1.2, whole genome shotgun sequence region GCCAGCACGGGGTGGGGGGCCCCGGGTGATTGCAgaggtggtggctgtggcaggtGGTTTTGTCCCCCCCGTCCCTCCCCCGCTTTAACGAGAGGGCAAAGAGCAGGTGGGTGCGGTGCCGATGACgagccctgtcccctgcccgtGTCACCCTCCGCAGCCGCAGCCCGAGCAGCGGAGCCAGCGATCGCGGTGAGCGGGGACACCCCGGGGCAGCGACCCGATCCCGGGACATTGGGGGTCTGCTCCGGCCGCTGGGTGACCCCCccggggctgggatggagcgGAGGGACTGCGGATGGAGGGTCAGGGGGGTCCTGGTGGCGACGGCAGCGTCCGGGGTGGGGAGCGGGGTGGCATGTCCCTCAGGCGGTTGGGGACGCATtgggggtgacacagggaccATGCCCAGGCTCCCACAGCAGGATCGAGACGCTCTTGCTGCTCCCCGGCGAGATGGGAGAACCCTTGGGCcgctggagcagcagcctgtcACGGTGAGCACCAGGGGGAGGCGGGTCCCTCCGTGGGACCCCCAAGGCTGGGCGGgggaggggtgcaggggctgtgAAGGTCCCTCTGTCCATCCAGGGGTGAATATGACGACAGGACCCCGCTCCAGCATTCCAACAGCTTCGTCCGCCTCACCGGGAAAAGCATCTACAGTGAGTGAGGGCTGCCTCCCAAAACCCCCTCTGACCCCCCCGCcacctgtcctgtccctgtcccctcaccctGCGTGTGCCCTCAGACCAGCGCAAGGACTACGGGCAGACCCTGCTCAAGCCCCAGAACGATTTCCAGCACCACGTTGAGGTACAAGCTCCCTCAAGCTGCCccgcacccccagcccctccagggctcccCTGTGACAGCGGGCACCATGTCCCCCCAGCACCTGGTGACGATGCGCCTGGAGCGGGGCCTCCGCAGCGCCGAGGACTGCCTGAGCCGCCTGCGggacctggagcagcagggccggCTCTGGGGGCAGGATGTCATCCTGGCAGTCAAGGAccaggagctggtgctgagcGACATGGAGAGCAAGGTACCCCGGGCAGGGCACTCGCAGAGCCTGCCACCCTCTGGGCAGGGAACCCTTCGGTGGTGTGACCCCACAAAGCCTGGTGCCCCCTGAACCCCGGTATCCCCCAAGCAAGGCAACCCCAAAGCCCAGCTCTCCTCAGCCAGGACACGCCTTGAATCTCGGTACTGGTGGGTCAGGGCATCCCCAAATCCCGGTACCCCCAGGCCAGGGTATCCCCTAAATCCTGGGATCCCCTGGCTATGGGAACTCCCCAAATCCCAGTCCTCCTGATCCCCTTTTGGTATCCCCAAACCCCAGTACTGCCCCCCAACCCCGGCCCAATCTGGGCAACCCCCCAGTCTGGCACACACAATCCTGCCCCACCCCCAGACTCAGCCCCCAAACTCTGCTATCCCCCTCCTATGCCACCCCACCACCCCCATTAACCCTCAGACCCCACAAGCCCGATCCCCACAATCCCACTTGCACCCCTTTAACCCTTTCCTAGCCGTTCGGGTGGGGGAGCTGAGCACTCCGTTCTCCCCcttccaggaggagctggaggcttTCCCGCTGGGAAGCGTGCAGGGATGCTCTGCCGGGCTGGACAACACCGTGCTGGCGGTCACTGTCCAGGAGAGGAACCCGCCGGGGACCAGCGTGCTGCTCTTCCAGTGCCAGCGGCTGGGGGTGAGCCCAGcgggggcagggatggggggcaGCCCCCCGGAATGGGGGCTGATGGCAGGGGGTCCGTGCCAGGCAGAGAcgctgagcagcagcctggagaaggtgctgaggcagaggaaggaggagcagagcagtcaCTACGGGCACAGGTATGGAGGGTAAGTGGGTCTGCGATCCCTCCCTGCAGACAGCTCGGCTGGGCCCCCAAGGTTCGCTCCCCAAAGTTGTGGTGAGTGTGGCCATGGGGTCTCCTTGTGGTCCCCCAAAGAGccctgtgggcacagcccccTCCTGAGGGGCCTTTCCCCAGTGCCCCGTCCTGGCTCAGCTCGCCCATCTATCCCAACCCCCCCAGCCCATCCACGGGCTCAGCCTCCCTCCTACCCCTCCTATTCCATCCCCATGGGCCCAACCCCCCCATCCCATCCACAGGTTCAGTTCCCCCCTCCCActccctcctcctcatccccatGGGCACAGACCCCCCCGCCCGTGCCACCCCTGAGCTCGGTGTCCCCTCATCCCCACGGGCACAGGGTGTTCCCCACTCCATTTCCCATCGCTGGGAAATCACCCCCATCaccccctctcctcctgcctcagccTCCTCCCTCTCACCCCCACACCCCGTCCTTGGGATCAGCCCCACTCCCGCCCCATCGCCCCGCACACGAACCCATCTCCGCACCCAGCACCGCCTCCCCGGGCTCAGCCCGCCCTCACCTTCCCCCTCCCGGTCCCTCCTGCCCCGGAGCAGCCCGGACACGCCGCCGAGCCCGGTGCCCCCGTACGCGGCCCCGGAGAGCCGGGCAGAGCCCCTCGAGCCCCCCCAGCGTGGGCCGCGCTCCTCCGACCACCGCGGGTCTCGGGCGGGACCGCaccgtgcctcagtttccccaggagcagggggCGGTGCTGGGGACCCTGAGGTGTCACCAGACGCGCCGGACCCCCCGCGGGTGCCACGGGCCCAGCCCCCGGcccaggctgtgtcccaggTGGAGCGAGATGTTGTAAGTCCCAACCCACCCgacccccagggatgggggcaCCGCAGCCTCCACCCAGCACACACCGCCCCCCCTGCACCCACAGGAGGTTCTCAACCACGTCCTGGACGACCTGGACCTCTTCGTACGCCGGCTGAAGACGGCCCTGGGCTCGGCCAGCACGAAgaagaagcaaaagaagaaGCCGGGTAGGAAGGGAGGGGAGTGTCCTTGGGGGACTGCTTGGGGTCCCAGCCCGGTGccagacacagctctgcccctccagcactgcccccgAAGGACGCGTACACGGATTTCTTCCAGAAGGTGAAATACGCCCTCAACCTCGTGGTAGGTCTcgctgggctgggtgggggcGCTTGGGGGAGCGGGCGGATCTGGGGAGGGGGGATAAATGGGAATAgggggctgtgtggggatggGGGGCTATGAGGGAATGGGGGCTGTGGACAACCGGGGAAGAGCGTGGGGAAAGGGCATCTGTAAGGGtggagggggctgtggggatagaggggctgtggggacaccaTGCAAGGATGGGGGGACTGTGGGGATAGGGGGCTGTGCGGGGATggggggctgtgcagggctaTGTGGGGTGGAGGGGCTGCATGGGGTGGAGGGGCTGtgcggggcagaggggctgtgtggggtgcaggggctgtgtggggatAGGGGGGCTGTGTGGGGGGGATGGGGGGCTgtgtggggtgcaggggctgtgtggggatggGGGGCTATGTGGGACAGAGGGGCTGCGTGgggtgagggagctgtgggggaaCCGAGGGGCTCTGTAGGGATGGAGGGGCCATATGGGGACAAGGGTCTGTGTGGGTGTGGGTGGACAGGGGGGCTCCCTGGGGTTGGGGGGGCTGTGTGAGGACAGAGGGGCCCCGAAGGGACACCCCGATGGGACACCCTTCCCCCCCCCAGGGCCGGACCCACCCGAACGTGACGGAGCCCGACCCCCGCGAGCTGCTGCACCTCATCTTCTCGGCTCTGTCCTTCGTGAGTGCCCCCAGACGGGTCCCACCCCGCAGAATGTGAGGCTGGTGGGCGCCACCCCTCACTCCCCCCGTGCTGGGGGTCCGTTTGGGGGCGCTGCTCCATCCCCGGCCCCTGCAGGTCCTGgcccactgccccagccccggcctgGCCCCTGCCGTGGAGAgtccgctgctgctgccggagGCGCTGCAATTCCTCGAGGAGAACCTGGGCGATGACGACTACGGCGTCTGGAAGAGCCTCGGCACTGCCTGGAGCAAGTCCAGGTGCGGTCCAGCCCTCCGACACCGGGAAAGGGGGTCTGGATTTGAGGGGGGTCACAACACCCACCCCGGTGTCCTCCCCGATGGTTGCAGGGCCGAGTACCCCAACAGTGCCCAGGTGCCCGCGTACACCCCGGTTTTTTCTGACGGGTGGCTGCCCCCCGTGATGGAGCAGGAGCGCCACGGGGGCCTCCAGGACACCCCGCcgcctgcctcagtttccccagctcACTTGCGACGCCCTTCCCACTCCCTGTCCCCGGCGCAGTCACCGGCCACCGGCTGGAGGGACAATCCCAGCCAAGTGTAAGTGTCCCCCTTTCCCTAGGGATGCGGAGGGTCGGGGTAAGATTTGGGCTGGGTGTTGATCCACCCCCTCACCACTTCCAGatcccccctccctgcccaggggctggTCCGGGCTCTGTACGACTTCCAGGCTAGGAATTCGCAGGAGCTGAGCGTCAGGAAGGGGGACACGCTGCAGGTAGAACCGGCGGGGGGTGGGTCCCGGTGCCCTCCATGGGTGCTTGTGGGGAGGACGAGGTTGGCACCCCGGGGCCCTGgccccccaccctgccccccTTGTCACCTCCCGCAGGTCTTGGACCAGCAGAGGAAGTGGTGGCTGGTGCAGGACGAgtggggggacagggggcaCGTCCCGGGCAACATCCTGGAGCCCCTCCCGGAGCCGGGGCACGGCGCCAGAGAGGTGGGTGTCCCCTCTCCCCGCCTTCCCGCGCCCCCCCACCAGGAGGGGGTGGCCGATGTCCCCTCCCTTTGTCCCCCGCTCCAGGACAGTCCCCCCACCCTGCAACCCAACTCCTCGCCGGCAGAGGTGACAGCCTGGCTGATGGACAAGGGCTTCTCGCGGATGTAGGTGttcccctgagccccctcccccCAAACCCCGCCGGGGTCCATTTGGGGGTGGGGGCGAGCCCGGCTCACCCCTGCCCGCCCGCAGCACGGTGCGGACTCTGGGGGTGCTGCGGGGGCACGAGCTGCTGCAGATGAGCCCGGCCGAGCTGCGAGGGGTCTGTCCCGAGGAGTGGCGGAGGGTGCTCTTCAAGCTGTCCCCCATCAGGACATCCCTGGAGGTGAGGGACTCCCACCCCCGCACCCCCAGCCCATCTCGGGACTTTCGCACTCTCAGCCCCACggcccctccccacccccggGGCCAGCCTTGAGGGTGAGGGACCTCCATCCCTGCGACCcgtccccagcccagggtgggCGTGGGACCCCCGGGCCCACACTCCTCACCCCCAGGCTTTCCCTGTGGGTGAAGGACCCTCATGCCCACGCCCCGTCCCCATCCCGGAGCTCcccacacacagacacttctCCCACCCCCTTCTCTGCAGGTCGGTCCCAGGGACTGAGCCACCGAGGCCACGCTGATGTCCCCAGCGTGTCCCCGCCCCGGGTGGAGCACCCTGGGCACGGCTGGACTCGGGGGCGAACCCACCCCCAACATCCCGCCTGGCCCCCACCCCTTGAAATCAGAGAATCCCCCAAAGGCAGCGGTGACACAGGGCTCGGGGACGTGCCCCCCGCCCAGGAGGGCTCCTGGGGACCCCCGCCCAAAGGAAGCAGGGGGGCAGGGAGGCACCCCCTCGGCGGGGTCAGGCGCTGTGAAATGACTTCGCACCCCCAAAATGTGAAGCGACTGatgtggaaaataaaagtgaCGGCAGTGGGGTGTGCAGAGTCTGGGGGTCACCCcgggggcagggagagggacgGGGGAGGGGGAACagggggacggggacagggcaggaagagggacgagggcagggaggggacacagcagttCACCCCCCCCCACCGCACCCAAGGctcatccctgctccccacctTTGCCAGCTGATGGCAGCGAggggctcctggggacagggctgtccccagcccaccccacTCAGCACCCTGGGTGGGTGGCACGGCACCAACGCTCCCTCCCCCCAGCCTTTGTCAGGGCTGCCTCATTAGAGCTCATTAGGAACGCGCTAACGAGGAGCGGGGGTGGGAAGAGCAGAGGTGCAGCGCTCCTTTCCCAGAGCAGCGAGGGAGGGCTGAGCTCGtgcccccaaaccaaaccagcccCTGAGACTGAGCCCCTTGGGGCAGGGACCCCCCTTACcccacaccccccaccccccaccccagccatggGTGGGGGCCACCTCAGTGCCCCCCAACACCACAAGACCTGTGGGGGACTCAGGGTGCCACATCTACAAAGGACTTTATTGTCTTGGGGGGTGTCATGCCAGCGGTGCCATCCCCCCCCAAGGATGGAGGATGTTGTGGGGGCTGCGTTAGGACTCCCCCCACCCTCTGAGCCCCATGCTGAGCTCCTACAACTTCTTGTTGCCCCACTTGGCCATCTTGTTGTTGATGGGCATCTTCTGGAAACGGCTGGACTTCATGTAGGCAGCCACCTTCTCCAGAGCCTGGGGACACACACGGAGCGTCAGGGATGCCCCTGCCGCGGCAGCCCCCACCCAGGGGAGACCTCGGGGTGCCCCTGCTCACCCCAAAGCGCTCCATGAAGTCCTTGAGGTTCTTGAAGGGCTCCAGGCACTTGGGCTCAAAGATGCGGTTCTGATCCAGCACGTCGAACATGAGGAAGTCTACGAAGGTcagctggggacaccggggggacaCAGTGAGGACaagccccctccccagccccctcagccccctcgGCGCTCCTGGCAGTACCTTCTCCCCTGCAAACCACTTTCTGTCCCCCAAGAAGTTGGAGAAGAGCTTcagcttccctgggagctgctccaggtaGCCCGGCTTGAGCTTCTCctgagggaggaaggaaggggtGAGgatgggcagccccagcctgccaccctgggcagcacctcCCAGTATggggtccccagggctggcacggGGTCCCCAGTGCTGGCACGGGGtcccccagcctgcaggacaCTCACAAACT contains the following coding sequences:
- the EPS8L3 gene encoding epidermal growth factor receptor kinase substrate 8-like protein 3; this translates as MTSPVPCPCHPPQPQPEQRSQRSRIETLLLLPGEMGEPLGRWSSSLSRGEYDDRTPLQHSNSFVRLTGKSIYNQRKDYGQTLLKPQNDFQHHVEHLVTMRLERGLRSAEDCLSRLRDLEQQGRLWGQDVILAVKDQELVLSDMESKEELEAFPLGSVQGCSAGLDNTVLAVTVQERNPPGTSVLLFQCQRLGAETLSSSLEKVLRQRKEEQSSHYGHRYGGPDTPPSPVPPYAAPESRAEPLEPPQRGPRSSDHRGSRAGPHRASVSPGAGGGAGDPEVSPDAPDPPRVPRAQPPAQAVSQVERDVEVLNHVLDDLDLFVRRLKTALGSASTKKKQKKKPALPPKDAYTDFFQKVKYALNLVGRTHPNVTEPDPRELLHLIFSALSFVLAHCPSPGLAPAVESPLLLPEALQFLEENLGDDDYGVWKSLGTAWSKSRAEYPNSAQVPAYTPVFSDGWLPPVMEQERHGGLQDTPPPASVSPAHLRRPSHSLSPAQSPATGWRDNPSQVSPLPAQGLVRALYDFQARNSQELSVRKGDTLQVLDQQRKWWLVQDEWGDRGHVPGNILEPLPEPGHGAREDSPPTLQPNSSPAEVTAWLMDKGFSRITVRTLGVLRGHELLQMSPAELRGVCPEEWRRVLFKLSPIRTSLEVGPRD